In Nerophis ophidion isolate RoL-2023_Sa linkage group LG02, RoL_Noph_v1.0, whole genome shotgun sequence, one DNA window encodes the following:
- the LOC133535293 gene encoding MAP7 domain-containing protein 2-like: MEPWEEINSHGDRPNTVRTLLGLEERLINRSIGGTHSAQSPVSGLKASTLKMRNKKKLCSCRKKYALEKERQERRTLAKEQEEREQALVRQRALELERQRALEQALFQQQQEKKEREMEKARLKALEREGEKAVEKERLEREKVWKQKEKKKGSVQQEKIAAESIYR, from the exons ATGGAACCATGGGAGGAGATTAACAGCCACGGAGACAGACCCAATACAGTCAGAACCCTTTTGGG GTTGGAGGAACGGCTTATCAACCGGAGCATTGGCGGAACACATTCAGCCCAAAGTCCTGTGAGTGGGCTCAAGGCTTCCACATTGAAAATGAGGAACAAGAAAAAGCTTTGCAGTTGCAGAAAAAAATATGCTTTGGAGAAGGAGAGGCAGGAGAGAAGAACTTTGGCCAAAGAGCAGGAAGAGCGAGAGCAAGCTCTGGTCAGACAAAGAGCTCTAGAGCTGGAAAGGCAAAGAGCCTTGGAGCAAGCACTTTTCCAGCAGCAACAAGAGAAGAAAGAGAGAGAAATGGAAAAAGCAAGACTAAAGGCTTTGGAACGGGAAGGAGAAAAGGCTGTTGAGAAAGAAAGGTTAGAAAGAGAAAAAGTTTGgaagcagaaagaaaaaaaaaaaggatccgtACAGCAGGAGAAGATAGCGGCAGAGTCAATATATCGCTGA